In a single window of the Anoplopoma fimbria isolate UVic2021 breed Golden Eagle Sablefish unplaced genomic scaffold, Afim_UVic_2022 Un_contig_12957_pilon_pilon, whole genome shotgun sequence genome:
- the LOC129116200 gene encoding E3 ubiquitin-protein ligase parkin-like, with protein MLVFVRYNLGPGVPVELQEEARVEQLKELVGSQQGVRPELLRVLFAGRELRSSFTLQGCDLPEQSTIHVLLPKSGSSPSQLLLLQERLIRGGEDEQNALTRLDLSSSHLPSTSSGLAVILEGSDGGGEKGAGGGDRGAEEVTEEVQAASLKGVRTCSTFFVYCKSCRSIQPGKLRRVRPVGTTSSSPVASMACVNQTVVTATCVCVQEFYMKCASHPTSEDEISVALDLIMTNSRDVPCIACSDIMAVVLVFQCSERHVICLDCFHGYCRTRLNERQFVSHPVIGYSLPCAAGCVDSLIKESHHFRIFRRRS; from the exons ATGTTAG TGTTCGTGCGGTACAACCTGGGGCCTGGTGTGCCggtggagctgcaggaggaggcgagggtggagcagctgaaggagCTGGTGGGGAGTCAGCAGGGAGTCCGTCCGGAGCTCCTCAGGGTTCTGTTTGCTGGGAGGGAGCTGAGGAGCTCCTTCACACTGCAG gGTTGTGACCTCCCAGAGCAGAGTACCATCCATGTCCTCCTCCCTAAATCTGGTTCCTCCCCCtcccagcttctcctcctgcaggagcGCCTGATTCGGGGAGGGGAGGACGAGCAGAATGCTCTGACCAGGCTGGACCTCAGCTCCTCAcacctcccctccacctcctccggcTTGGCGGTGATTCTTGAGGGGAGTGAtggtggaggagagaaaggagcaggaggaggtgacagaggagcagaggaggtgaCAGAGGAGGTTCAGGCTGCAAGTCTGAAAG gtgtgcgTACCTGCAGTACTTTCTTTGTGTACTGTAAGAGCTGTAGGTCGATCCAACCGGGAAAGCTGAGGA GAGTCCGTCCTGTTGGGACGACGTCCTCCTCCCCGGTCGCGTCCATGGCTTGTGTCAATCAGACGGTTGTCACAGCAACG tgtgtgtgtgtacaggagtTCTACATGAAGTGTGCGTCCCATCCGACCTCAGAAGACGAAATCTCTGTGGCCCTCGACCTAATTATGACCAACAGCAGAGACGTCCCCTGTATCGCCTGCTCCGACATCAT ggCTGTGGTCCTGGTCTTCCAATGTTCAGAGCGTCATGTGATCTGTCTGGACTGTTTCCATGGTTACTGTCGGACTCGTCTCAATGAGAGACAGTTTGTGTCTCATCCTGTGATTGGCTACTCGCTGCCGTGTGCTG CCGGCTGTGTCGACTCTCTCATTAAAGAGTCGCATCATTTCAGGATTTTTAGGAGACGATCAG